In Asticcacaulis sp. SL142, the sequence TGATTGCCGATCCGCGCTCAATCGTACTGGATGGCTCCAATGTCCGCCTGACCGATGAGCAGGCGCGGGCCATTCTGGCGCTGACCCTGTCGCGTCTGACCGGTCTGGGGCAGGACGAAATCTTTGGCGAAGCCCGCACCCTGGCCGGTGCGATTGCCGGGTTCCTGGAGATTCTGTCGTCGCGTGAGCGTATCCTTGGCATCGTGCGCGATGAACTTATTGAGGTACGTGACCAGTTTGCCATCCCGCGTCGCACCGAGATTGTGGACGGCGAAGGCGATATCGAAGACGAAGACCTGATCCCGCGTGAGGACATGGTCGTGACCGTCACCCATTCCGGCTACGTCAAGCGCACAGCGCTGACCGCCTATCGCACTCAGCATCGCGGCGGCAAGGGCCGTTCCGGCATGGCGATGAAGGACGAAGACGCCATCACCGGCATTTTCGCGGCCTCCACCCACCAACCGATGCTGTTCTTCTCCTCCGCGGGTAAGGCCTATAAGCTTAAGGTCTGGAAGCTGCCGCTCGGCAATCCGCAGTCCAAGGGCAAGGCGTTTGTGAACTTGCTGCCGCTCGATAAGGGCGAAGTCGTCACCAATATTCTGGCCCTGCCGGAAGAAGAAGCGGCGTGGGATAAACTCGACATCATTTTTGCGACCCGCTCCGGCGATGTGCGTCGTAACAAGTTGTCGGATTTTGTCAACGTCAACCGTGCCGGCAAGATCGCTATGAAGCTGGAAGAGGGTGATGCGATCGTCGGCGTGGCCATCTGCACCGAAGATCAGGACGTGCTGCTGTCGACCGCATCGGGTCGTTCGATCCGCTTTGCGGTCGATGAAGTGCGCGTCTTTGCGGGCCGCAGTTCAACCGGCGTGCGTGGCGTACGCCTTGGGGCTGACGACAGTGTGATTTCGATGGCGATCTTACGCCGTGTAGCGGCAACGCCTGCGGAGCGGACCGCCTATCTGAAGCATGCCGCCGCCATGCGCGCCGCCGTCAGCGGCGAGGGCGAAGATGTGTCTGTGGCCGTTGAAGAGGACGGCGAAGACTCGGTAGATGAAGCCTCGCTGACACCGGAACGCATTGCCGAACTGGGGGCTGCGGAGGAATTTATCCTGACCATTGCCGACACCGGTTTTGGCAAGCGGACATCGAGTTATGACTATCGCCGCACGGGCCGGGGCGGGCAGGGTATCGTCGCCATCGACCTCTCAAAACGCGGCGGAAAGCTGGTGGCGTCCTTCCCGGTTGAAGATTCTGATCAGCTTCTGCTGGTTACCGACGGCGGGCAACTGACCCGGACGCGCGTCTCGCAGGTGCGCATCGCTAGCCGCAACACCCAAGGCGTGACCATCTTCCGCACGTCGGGGGAAAAGGTCGTGTCGGTGGAGCGTCTGGCCGAAAGCGCTGAGGACGAAGGTGATGTTGCGGGAGAGCCAGAGGCTGATGCCGGAACCGCGACCGAATAGATAAAAAAGAGGGGGCAGCCCATGCGTATCGGTCTTTATCCGGGCACGTTCGATCCGATCACCAATGGCCATTCCGATATCATCGGGCGGGCGGTTAAGCTGGTCGACAGACTAGTCATTGGCGTGGCGCGTAATATCGGTAAGACACCTATGTTCACCCTCGAAGAACGGGTGGAAATGGTGCGCGAGGAAACCCGCCACCTCGGTGACATGGTTGAGGTGGCTGCCTTTGACAGCCTGCTGATGCACTATGCCCAGGAGGTCGGTGCCAGCATGATTATCCGCGGTTTGCGGGCGGTGGCCGACTTTGAGTACGAATTTCAGATGACAGCCATGAACCAACAGCTTAATCGTGAGCTTGAGACGGTTTTTTTAATGGCTGACCCGCGCCATCAGGCGATTGCGTCGCGCTTGGTCAAAGAAATAGCCCAATTGGGCGGCAATATTGCGCCGTTTGTATCGGAAAGCGTGGCGACACGGCTTTTGGCGAAGGTGGGAAAATAAGACATGATGTCTGTTCTGAAATATAAGTCCGCGGCCCTAAAATCCGCCATTCTGGGGTTAACGGTGGTGGCAACGGCGTTTGCACCCATCAGTGCGGCTCTGGCGCAGGCGGCTTCGGAATGGCGCGATCTTAATGCGGAAAACACGCTGGTGATTGATACAAACAAAGGCCGCGTGGTCGTTGAAATGTATCCCGAACTGGCCCCGCAGCACGTCGAGCGCATGAAGACGCTGACGCGTCAGGGTTTCTACAACGGTCAGAAATTCCACCGCGTGATCGAGGGCTTTATGGCTCAGACCGGTGACCCGCAAGGCACGGGTGAGGGCGGTTCAACCCTGCCCAACGTCCCCGGCGAATTTACTATCCGTCACGGCGCTGATTTCCCGATGGTCACCGCGTCGCGTCCGCGCGGATCGCAGATCGGCTATCTGGGTGTCATGCCGGTGCAGTCGCAGGTTCAGGAACTGATCCCGATTGCCAAGGACGGTAAAGTCCACGCGTGGGGGCTTTATTGCTCCGGCGTGCTGGGTATGGCGCGGGCCGGTGACAATAATTCGGCCAATTCGCAGTTCTTCCTGATGCGCTCCTATAATGCGGCGCTCGAAAAGCGATATACTGCCTTTGGCATGACGGTGCAGGGGCTGGATGTGGTGCGCAAACTTAAAATTGGGGAGCCACCGGTTGACCCTGATACCATGACCAAGGTGCAGATCATGGCCGACATCCCCGAAGCCGATCGGCCCAAGGTCAAGGTCATGAACACCAGCTCAAAAGCCTTTGCCGACCTGATCGAAAAAACCCGCAAGGAAAAGGGTGCTGATTTCTCCGCCTGCGATATTACGGTGCCAACCAAAGTTGAGTAATTTAAAAGCCCCTTCACTCAGGTGAAGGGGCTTTTTTTATGTCGTTTTATTTGTGCCCGGTTTGCGGCGGCGTCTGCGGCGTGTTTTCTTTTTGATCATCGACAGCAACAGCCCTTCGCGCAGGCCCCGGTCAGCCACCCGCAGGCGCTGCGACGGCCACAAATTCTGCACAGCCTCAAGCAATGCCGCCCCGGCCAGCACCAGATCGGCGCGGTCCTTGCCGATACACGGCTCATATTCCCGGCCTTTTTGACCCAAGTCCAGCAACCGATTAATCACGGCCTTGCAGTCGTCATGGGTCATCCACAGGCCGTCCACGCGCGACCGGTCATAGCGCTCCAGCCCCAGATGCATCCCGGCTAGAGAGGTGATCGCGCCCGACGTGCCGATCATATAGGTCTCGCCGTTGAAAAAATGCTCGGTCATGCCGTCGGCATCGCGGAATTTTTCCAGTTCGACCTGAACATCCGCCACCATGGCCTGAAACCAGACCTTGGGGTCGCCGTCCTTGGGCTCCGGAAACCGCTCGGCCAGATTGACCACACCCTTGGGGATCGACAGCCAGCATTTCGGCAGCGGGTGATTTTTGATCAGTTTCAGATTGCCGGTAGTCGCTATATCTTTGGGCGGTGTGTACTGGCTGAGGTCCAGCCAGGAAATCTCGGTCGATCCCCCGCCGACATCCATCACAATGGCAGCCTTGGCAGGGGTATCGAGCAGGGAGGCACACCCAACGACCGCCAGCCGGGCTTCTTCTTCGGGGGTGATGATGGTCAGCTTAAGGCCGGTTTCACGCTCGACACGGGCGATAAAGTCGGCCCCATTGCCAGCCGCGCGGCATGCCTGAGTGGCGACGGCCCGGATTTTTACGACATTGCGGCGTTTGATCTTCTCGGCGCATTGCCGGAGGGAGGCCATCGCCCGCTCCATCGCCGCCGGTTGCAGGTTGCCGGTGGAGGATACACCTTCGCCAAGGCGGACGATGCGGGAGAAGGCTTCGACAATTTTGAACTGGCCGTTCTGAAAAGACGCAATCATCAGCCGGCAATTATTGGTGCCCAGATCAAGCGCCGCATAATTAGCTATATCGGATGCCGCCGCTTGTTGCGCTGAGCCTCGGCGCCTGCGTTTCAACCCCTCAGAACGTCGCGCCGCACCCGGACTTTCCGAGGCGGGGGGCAAGGCTTTGCCGGAGGCCGCTGGCCGTCCGTGTGGTTCAGAGGGAGCCTTTGTCATATGGCTCATACCCCGCTTTTTTATTGTTATTTTATGTTTCGGGTGAGGTCGAAATGACGCGATATTGTTACATCATCTCCACATGCACCCACTTCGCGAAAACACTATCAACCAAGGGGAGAAGGGGAAAGGTCTTTTTGAATATTCGCGCTAAAACATGAAGGCGGCATGAGGCGACCACGGACGAATCGCGCTTATGAACAGGGGCTAATTCAATTATGCATTTCTCCGGAAATCCGGATCAGGGCGGTGAACCGATGACGTATCAGCGAAGCGCAAAATTTGATATAGGTCAGGTTGTCGTGCATCGTCTGTTCGATTTTCGCGGCGTCGTGTTTGATGTCGATCCGCAATATCTGGATGACGAAGAATGGTGGCAGGCGATCCCCGAAGCGGTGCGTCCGGAAAAGAACCAGCCCTTTTACCATCTGCTCGCTGAAAACGGTGAAAGCTGTTACGTCGCCTATGCTTCAGAAGGCAATCTGGACGCCGATGATACGGGTGAGCCTTTGCGCCACCCGCAGACCGATCTGATTTTCGATCGGTTTGAAAATGGCCGCTACCTGCCCAAGATGCGGCTGGCCAATTAAGCGCTGGATTAACCGAATTAGATCAGGTTTATTTTGTGTCCTGCGGCCCCCATCGAATTCCTATAAATGCCGTCATATAATAGCAGAAGAGAATGGTTAGACTCATCTGCGCAGTTGACCCTATTTAAAATCGTGTCAATGCTACCACAGTGATTGATTTGCGATTTTTGGGTGATGCGATGTTGCAACAGTGTTTCAAGGCAGAAAATACCTTGCAATCGCGGGCAACGGCGGAGCCCTTTGGGGGGCGCGGTGGCGCTACCGGATCGTATCGGACTACGGGTTTTTTGCTGCGGAGATTTTGTGAGTTGGTGAGCTCTCTGGGACTCGAACCCAGGACCCTCTGATTAAAAGTCAGATGCTCTAGCCGGCTGAGCTAAGAGCTCACTCTCCTCATGGCCGACCAAGTACCGGTCAGCGAGAGGGACTACATAGAGAGGTGTGACTGATTACGCAAGCACATCATCTTTCTTTTGACGCAGTTTTATTGGTTTATGGCGTAAAAGGTGTGGAGGCTTTTCAGTGAGCACTGAATTTTCCTTGGGCGCAGGCCGCAAAATAGGGATCATTTCCCTGGTTTGCATGGGCTTTACGTCGTTGGGTATGACGGCATGTGCGTCCAAGCCCAAGGCGGGAGAGATGTCTCTCGTCGAATCAAAACCTGTCTATGCTCAGGCTGAACCTGAGAAAAAAGGCAAAATCGGCTCGACCATGAAAAAGAGCGCCATGGATGTGGGGGATGGTTTTGGCGATGCGCTGGCGGCCCCGCTCGAAGACCTCAATCTGCGCCGTGACGATATTCCGGCTATTTTGATACGCGCTTCCACCAAAACCTATGACCTAACTGGCATGGAGCGCTGTGAAGGCATAGCGGCTGAGGTTAAGCGTCTCGATGAAGTCCTGGGCGACGACTTTGATGAACCGCCCCCCCCTGAGACCGATATGACGGAAAAGAGCGGTCGTGCGGCCACCAACTATACTTTGGGGGCCGTAAGATCTGCCGCGCGCGATATCATCCCGATGCGCGGGCTGGTGCGCAAGATTACGGGCGCGGAAAAGCACCAGAAATCTATTGATCGTGCCGAGCAAGCCGGGATCGTCCGCCGTGCCTATCTCAAAGGTATTGGCCTGAACAAGAACTGCGCCCCGCCAGCCGCCCCTTCGTGGTTTGTGCCCGCAGTTATGCCGCAAATGGCCGAGGATGCCGCCCCGCGTGGTCGTCGCGCCGATGTCATTGAGGCGTCGGACGTTGTGCGCACCTCACCGACGGCACGGCGCTCGAATAAATAGGCTATGCCTTGTCGCGCAGGTGGGTTTCGCGAAACCATGACCTGAACTGCGCGAATTCGCCTGCAGCAATGGCCGCGCGTATCCGGATCATCAGCGCCTGGAAAAAGGCGATGTTGTGCCATGACAGCAAAACCTGCCCCAGAATTTCCTCAGACCGCATCAGGTGATGCAGATAAGCCTTTGAATAATCGCGACTGGCCGGGCAATCGCTGGTCGGATTGAGCGGCGTGTCGTCCTCTGCAAAACGGGCGTTTTTGATATTGATCGGCCCTTCCCACGTCCAGACTTGACCGTGACGACCGGAGCGGGTTGGCAGGACGCAATCGAACATATCGACGCCGCGCGCCACCGCCTCGACCAGATCGATCGGCTTACCCACCCCCATCAGATAGCGCGGGCGATCCCACGGCAGGATCGGGGCGCAGTAATCGAGCGTATCGCACATGGCCTCATGGCCTTCGCCGACGGCCAGACCGCCGATAGCATAGCCGTCGAAACCGATCTCAAGCAACCGATCCGTCGATTCGCGGCGCAGGGCCTCAAAGGTCGAACCCTGCTGAATGCCAAACAGCGCCTGACGGTCGCGGGTGCCGAACGCAGCCTTTGACCGCTGGCCCCAGCGGGCGGACAGTTGCAGCGCCTTTTGAGCGCGGGCTTCATCGACGGGGTAGGACACGCACTCGTCAAGCTGCATGACGATATCGGAGCCCAGCAGATCGGCCTGAATTTCAATCGAGCGTTCGGGCGATAAGATGTGGCGCGAACCGTCGATATGGCTCTGAAAGGTGACGTTATCTTCGGTGACCTTGGAAATCTGCGACAGGCTCATGACCTGAAACCCGCCGGAATCGGTCAGGATAGGGCCATCCCAGCCCATGAATTTATGCAGGCCACCCAGACGCTTTACGCGCTCTGCCGTCGGGCGCAGCATCAGGTGGTAGGTGTTGCCGAGGATGATCTTGGCATGGCTCTGGCGCACCATATCGAGCGTCAGGGCCTTCACAGTCGCGGCGGTGCCGACGGGCATAAAGATCGGGGTCGGGATATCACCGCGCGGGGTTTTTAAGACGCCGGTGCGGGCCTGACCATCATGTGCGGTCAATTCAAAGGGAAAAGCTGTCATCGCGGCGATTTAGCAGAACGATTGGCCAAAAGCGAGGCATCGCCATAAGAGAAAAAGCGGTAGCCTGTTTCCACGGCATGGTCATAGGCGGCTTTCATGGTGTCATAGCCTGAAAAGGCGCAGACCAGCATGAACAGGGTCGATTTCGGCAGGTGGAAATTGGTCATGAGAATGTCCGCTGACCTGACCCGTACGCCGGGGGTGATAAAGATCGAGGTTTCATCGGCAAACGGATGGATCACACCGTCATCGTCGCAGGCGCTTTCGATCAACCGCAGCGCGGTGGTGCCGACGCAGATTACGCGGCCACCTGATGCGCGGGCGGCATTGATTTTGTCCGCAACCGCTTGGGTGACCTCACCATATTCGGCGTGCATTTTGTGGTCGCGGGTGTCGTCTACCTTGACCGGCAAAAACGTGCCCGCGCCGACATGCAGGGTGACCTGCGCGATCTCAACCCCTTTGGCGACGAGGGCCTCAAGGATGGCGGGCGTGAAATGCAGACCGGCGGTAGGGGCGGCTACGGAGCCCTCGGCGGCGGCGAAAATGGTCTGGTAATCGGTCTTATCCTGCTCATCCTCGCTGCGCTTTGAGCGAATATAGGGGGGCAGGGGCATGCCGCCGATCTCATGCAGGCGGGTGCTCATGTCTTCGGCGCCGTGGTCGAACGACAGGGTGTAAAGGCCGTCGTCGTCCTTGGCCGTGGCGATGGCGTTTAAGATCGACGCGCTGCCCTCATGGCCAAAGCTGACTATATCTCCAACCCGCACGCGACGGCCCGGTTTGATGAAGGCTTGCCACATGACGGGCGACAGGGATTTGATCAGGGTTGCCTCAATCGTAACGTATTGGCCGTCACGGTCGCGCTGGCCATGCAACTGCACGGGCAGAACCCTGGTGTCATTGACCACCAGTATGTCGCCGGGGCGAATGAGGCGCGTCAGATCACCGACATGATGATCGCCGATCTCGCCGTTTTCGTCCACGGTCATCAGGCGCGCGCTCTCCCGCGGCGTGGCAGGGCGCAGGGCTATGGCGCTGTCGGGCAGGTCGAAATCAAATTGGGATACCAGCATGCCCGCTTCAAACAGGCAAAGCGGCCAAAGGTCAAGAGGCCAGCTTGGGGTCCGTAGCGTTTCGCATGGCCTCCAGCCAGTGTGTCGCCTCGGTCAGTTCATTGAAGGTGCGCACGATCCGCAGAGGTAAGCCCGCCTCATAGGCTTTTTGGCGGGCATGGGTCAGGGGGTCTGCACTGACGATAGCGGTAAGCCTGCCCGCATCACGACCGCGGGCGGCCTGATTCCAGGCCCGTGCCATCTGCGCCAGATCATCCAGAACGACAACGCCTTCGAACCGTCGCATATCGAACAAAGAATCGTAAAGCCAGGGCTGTTCGAGGGCTTGAAACTGGGCCGCAAGTGTTTCGGCTATCGTTTTTGAGTCCAGATCACCAAAATATTTCACGGTGATCATCCGGCGGTCATTATCAACGTCAAACACAAGGCGCGCACGAATGGCCATAATGGTGTTTTTTCCTGAAGACGCTTAAGGCTGGTACTGACCAATGCTAATAGAAACAAGCCGTCTTTATAGGCCTAAAAATTGGCAACCGATTTCAACGCATCAACCATTTCATAGTTCGGCAGTTCGCCCTTTTCGACCCAGGCCATACCGTCTTTGAATTCTCGGAAAGTATATATATTTTTGTTTTTGAATGACGTCCGAACATTGCCGATACGCGCAAAACTGACCGGGTTGTGGGTGATGATGGCGCCGCGCACAGTGTTGTGATAATCCCCGGCCAGAGCCTGCCAGCGTTGTCTGAGATCATCGATATGACTGACATGCATCAGGCCATCGTGACGAGATATGTCCAAAACAAGATGATAATGCCAAGGTTCATTGAGCACCGCGTAGGTCTTCATCAGGGTATCAACGATTTCAGCACCGTCGACATCCCCAAGGACTCTGAACACAATGATCTTGCGGTCTTCGTCTAACCTAACCGTAATTCGCGATCTGATCGCCATGACCGATTGCCCTTTGGCTTAATCC encodes:
- the gyrA gene encoding DNA gyrase subunit A, with protein sequence MTVTNLPGIPSGGIAHIAIEDELKRSYLDYAMSVIVSRALPDARDGLKPVHRRILYMMQQSGYTPEKSYVKCARPVGDVMGRLHPHGDSAIYMALVRMAQPFSMGLVLIDGQGNFGSVDGDMPAAMRYTECRLAKAAMPILADIDKDTVDFQPNYDGKEEEPTVLPSRIPNLLVNGAGGIAVGMATNIPPHNLGEIVNACLALLETPDISLEELLEFVPGPDFPTGGEILGRSGARQALMTGRGSVIMRSKATVETIRKDREAIVVTEIPYQVNKASLIEHIAELVRDKRIEGISDIRDESDRQGMRIVVELKRDASGDVILNQLFRYTALQTSFGVNMLALNHGRPQQMGLRKLLELFLEFREDVVIRRTKFELNKARDRGHVLVGLAIAVANIDEVIHIIRSSADPTEARERLTARDWPAGEMSPLIDLIADPRSIVLDGSNVRLTDEQARAILALTLSRLTGLGQDEIFGEARTLAGAIAGFLEILSSRERILGIVRDELIEVRDQFAIPRRTEIVDGEGDIEDEDLIPREDMVVTVTHSGYVKRTALTAYRTQHRGGKGRSGMAMKDEDAITGIFAASTHQPMLFFSSAGKAYKLKVWKLPLGNPQSKGKAFVNLLPLDKGEVVTNILALPEEEAAWDKLDIIFATRSGDVRRNKLSDFVNVNRAGKIAMKLEEGDAIVGVAICTEDQDVLLSTASGRSIRFAVDEVRVFAGRSSTGVRGVRLGADDSVISMAILRRVAATPAERTAYLKHAAAMRAAVSGEGEDVSVAVEEDGEDSVDEASLTPERIAELGAAEEFILTIADTGFGKRTSSYDYRRTGRGGQGIVAIDLSKRGGKLVASFPVEDSDQLLLVTDGGQLTRTRVSQVRIASRNTQGVTIFRTSGEKVVSVERLAESAEDEGDVAGEPEADAGTATE
- the coaD gene encoding pantetheine-phosphate adenylyltransferase encodes the protein MRIGLYPGTFDPITNGHSDIIGRAVKLVDRLVIGVARNIGKTPMFTLEERVEMVREETRHLGDMVEVAAFDSLLMHYAQEVGASMIIRGLRAVADFEYEFQMTAMNQQLNRELETVFLMADPRHQAIASRLVKEIAQLGGNIAPFVSESVATRLLAKVGK
- a CDS encoding peptidylprolyl isomerase yields the protein MMSVLKYKSAALKSAILGLTVVATAFAPISAALAQAASEWRDLNAENTLVIDTNKGRVVVEMYPELAPQHVERMKTLTRQGFYNGQKFHRVIEGFMAQTGDPQGTGEGGSTLPNVPGEFTIRHGADFPMVTASRPRGSQIGYLGVMPVQSQVQELIPIAKDGKVHAWGLYCSGVLGMARAGDNNSANSQFFLMRSYNAALEKRYTAFGMTVQGLDVVRKLKIGEPPVDPDTMTKVQIMADIPEADRPKVKVMNTSSKAFADLIEKTRKEKGADFSACDITVPTKVE
- a CDS encoding Ppx/GppA phosphatase family protein — its product is MSHMTKAPSEPHGRPAASGKALPPASESPGAARRSEGLKRRRRGSAQQAAASDIANYAALDLGTNNCRLMIASFQNGQFKIVEAFSRIVRLGEGVSSTGNLQPAAMERAMASLRQCAEKIKRRNVVKIRAVATQACRAAGNGADFIARVERETGLKLTIITPEEEARLAVVGCASLLDTPAKAAIVMDVGGGSTEISWLDLSQYTPPKDIATTGNLKLIKNHPLPKCWLSIPKGVVNLAERFPEPKDGDPKVWFQAMVADVQVELEKFRDADGMTEHFFNGETYMIGTSGAITSLAGMHLGLERYDRSRVDGLWMTHDDCKAVINRLLDLGQKGREYEPCIGKDRADLVLAGAALLEAVQNLWPSQRLRVADRGLREGLLLSMIKKKTRRRRRRKPGTNKTT
- the hspQ gene encoding heat shock protein HspQ, yielding MTYQRSAKFDIGQVVVHRLFDFRGVVFDVDPQYLDDEEWWQAIPEAVRPEKNQPFYHLLAENGESCYVAYASEGNLDADDTGEPLRHPQTDLIFDRFENGRYLPKMRLAN
- the tgt gene encoding tRNA guanosine(34) transglycosylase Tgt, whose product is MTAFPFELTAHDGQARTGVLKTPRGDIPTPIFMPVGTAATVKALTLDMVRQSHAKIILGNTYHLMLRPTAERVKRLGGLHKFMGWDGPILTDSGGFQVMSLSQISKVTEDNVTFQSHIDGSRHILSPERSIEIQADLLGSDIVMQLDECVSYPVDEARAQKALQLSARWGQRSKAAFGTRDRQALFGIQQGSTFEALRRESTDRLLEIGFDGYAIGGLAVGEGHEAMCDTLDYCAPILPWDRPRYLMGVGKPIDLVEAVARGVDMFDCVLPTRSGRHGQVWTWEGPINIKNARFAEDDTPLNPTSDCPASRDYSKAYLHHLMRSEEILGQVLLSWHNIAFFQALMIRIRAAIAAGEFAQFRSWFRETHLRDKA
- the queA gene encoding tRNA preQ1(34) S-adenosylmethionine ribosyltransferase-isomerase QueA — encoded protein: MLVSQFDFDLPDSAIALRPATPRESARLMTVDENGEIGDHHVGDLTRLIRPGDILVVNDTRVLPVQLHGQRDRDGQYVTIEATLIKSLSPVMWQAFIKPGRRVRVGDIVSFGHEGSASILNAIATAKDDDGLYTLSFDHGAEDMSTRLHEIGGMPLPPYIRSKRSEDEQDKTDYQTIFAAAEGSVAAPTAGLHFTPAILEALVAKGVEIAQVTLHVGAGTFLPVKVDDTRDHKMHAEYGEVTQAVADKINAARASGGRVICVGTTALRLIESACDDDGVIHPFADETSIFITPGVRVRSADILMTNFHLPKSTLFMLVCAFSGYDTMKAAYDHAVETGYRFFSYGDASLLANRSAKSPR